In the genome of Magnolia sinica isolate HGM2019 chromosome 2, MsV1, whole genome shotgun sequence, one region contains:
- the LOC131237601 gene encoding LEAF RUST 10 DISEASE-RESISTANCE LOCUS RECEPTOR-LIKE PROTEIN KINASE-like 1.2 isoform X1, translating into MSHPYHLLFSFLLFLFLTKTNGNPVNSSIPNCPSPTCGNLTIKYPFWLSSQNPDFCGYPSFNFTCNNQQKLIFHLPNDSYYVTNINYSRNTLTLVDIDVIGKTCPRARHNVSLEPVIPHLNYSALDENLTFYFNCTDYHSLDGDLPCLSNDQNHSFMFRAGSIPEFDWFRYCEDCVVAPVLESEANVMSTGAFGGVLEKGFELGWSSVLNCAACEESEGYCGNNKSNGEFICFCKDGPHPRSCYRGTCVSIQTIHFVGFILDGARSEVMLIGPFQPSIGWLGWFEQVGFWVNLHSSVGPTIIAANEFNYVR; encoded by the exons atgtctcaCCCATACCAcctcctcttctcttttctcctctttctcttcctaACCAAAACCAATGGCAATCCTGTAAATTCAAGCATCCCCAACTGCCCCTCTCCCACATGTGGAAACCTCACCATCAAATACCCTTTCTGGCTTTCCAGCCAAAACCCAGATTTCTGTGGCTACCCAAGTTTCAACTTCACCTGCAACAACCAACAAAAACTCATCTTCCATCTCCCCAACGACAGTTACTACGTTACAAATATCAATTATTCCAGAAATACCCTCACCCTCGTCGACATCGACGTGATCGGCAAAACATGCCCGAGAGCCCGCCACAACGTTTCCCTAGAACCGGTGATCCCGCACTTAAATTACAGTGCACTCGACGAGAATCTGACCTTTTATTTCAACTGCACTGACTACCATTCATTGGATGGGGATCTTCCTTGCTTGAGCAACGATCAAAATCACTCGTTTATGTTTAGAGCCGGAAGCATTCCGGAGTTTGATTGGTTCCGGTATTGTGAGGACTGTGTGGTTGCACCGGTTCTGGAATCTGAGGCAAACGTTATGTCCACAGGCGCGTTTGGTGGGGTTTTGGAAAAGGGGTTTGAATTGGGTTGGAGCTCGGTTCTTAACTGTGCGGCGTGCGAGGAATCTGAGGGGTATTGCGGGAATAACAAAAGCAACGGCGAGTTCATATGCTTCTGCAAGGATGGCCCACATCCCAGATCTTGTTACCGCG GTACGTGTgtgtcaatccagaccattcattttgTGGGCTTTATTTTAGATGGAGCTAGATCTGAAGTCATGCTGATCGGACCATTtcagccatcaattggatggttaggatggttcGAGCAGGTTGGTTTTTGGGTCAATCTCCAttcctctgtgggacccactataattgCCGCGAACGAGTTCAACTATGTTCGGTAG
- the LOC131237601 gene encoding LEAF RUST 10 DISEASE-RESISTANCE LOCUS RECEPTOR-LIKE PROTEIN KINASE-like 1.2 isoform X2: protein MSHPYHLLFSFLLFLFLTKTNGNPVNSSIPNCPSPTCGNLTIKYPFWLSSQNPDFCGYPSFNFTCNNQQKLIFHLPNDSYYVTNINYSRNTLTLVDIDVIGKTCPRARHNVSLEPVIPHLNYSALDENLTFYFNCTDYHSLDGDLPCLSNDQNHSFMFRAGSIPEFDWFRYCEDCVVAPVLESEANVMSTGAFGGVLEKGFELGWSSVLNCAACEESEGYCGNNKSNGEFICFCKDGPHPRSCYREDASLRSLCLLRREGV, encoded by the coding sequence atgtctcaCCCATACCAcctcctcttctcttttctcctctttctcttcctaACCAAAACCAATGGCAATCCTGTAAATTCAAGCATCCCCAACTGCCCCTCTCCCACATGTGGAAACCTCACCATCAAATACCCTTTCTGGCTTTCCAGCCAAAACCCAGATTTCTGTGGCTACCCAAGTTTCAACTTCACCTGCAACAACCAACAAAAACTCATCTTCCATCTCCCCAACGACAGTTACTACGTTACAAATATCAATTATTCCAGAAATACCCTCACCCTCGTCGACATCGACGTGATCGGCAAAACATGCCCGAGAGCCCGCCACAACGTTTCCCTAGAACCGGTGATCCCGCACTTAAATTACAGTGCACTCGACGAGAATCTGACCTTTTATTTCAACTGCACTGACTACCATTCATTGGATGGGGATCTTCCTTGCTTGAGCAACGATCAAAATCACTCGTTTATGTTTAGAGCCGGAAGCATTCCGGAGTTTGATTGGTTCCGGTATTGTGAGGACTGTGTGGTTGCACCGGTTCTGGAATCTGAGGCAAACGTTATGTCCACAGGCGCGTTTGGTGGGGTTTTGGAAAAGGGGTTTGAATTGGGTTGGAGCTCGGTTCTTAACTGTGCGGCGTGCGAGGAATCTGAGGGGTATTGCGGGAATAACAAAAGCAACGGCGAGTTCATATGCTTCTGCAAGGATGGCCCACATCCCAGATCTTGTTACCGCG
- the LOC131237601 gene encoding LEAF RUST 10 DISEASE-RESISTANCE LOCUS RECEPTOR-LIKE PROTEIN KINASE-like 1.2 isoform X3: protein MSHPYHLLFSFLLFLFLTKTNGNPVNSSIPNCPSPTCGNLTIKYPFWLSSQNPDFCGYPSFNFTCNNQQKLIFHLPNDSYYVTNINYSRNTLTLVDIDVIGKTCPRARHNVSLEPVIPHLNYSALDENLTFYFNCTDYHSLDGDLPCLSNDQNHSFMFRAGSIPEFDWFRYCEDCVVAPVLESEANVMSTGAFGGVLEKGFELGWSSVLNCAACEESEGYCGNNKSNGEFICFCKDGPHPRSCYRGVM from the exons atgtctcaCCCATACCAcctcctcttctcttttctcctctttctcttcctaACCAAAACCAATGGCAATCCTGTAAATTCAAGCATCCCCAACTGCCCCTCTCCCACATGTGGAAACCTCACCATCAAATACCCTTTCTGGCTTTCCAGCCAAAACCCAGATTTCTGTGGCTACCCAAGTTTCAACTTCACCTGCAACAACCAACAAAAACTCATCTTCCATCTCCCCAACGACAGTTACTACGTTACAAATATCAATTATTCCAGAAATACCCTCACCCTCGTCGACATCGACGTGATCGGCAAAACATGCCCGAGAGCCCGCCACAACGTTTCCCTAGAACCGGTGATCCCGCACTTAAATTACAGTGCACTCGACGAGAATCTGACCTTTTATTTCAACTGCACTGACTACCATTCATTGGATGGGGATCTTCCTTGCTTGAGCAACGATCAAAATCACTCGTTTATGTTTAGAGCCGGAAGCATTCCGGAGTTTGATTGGTTCCGGTATTGTGAGGACTGTGTGGTTGCACCGGTTCTGGAATCTGAGGCAAACGTTATGTCCACAGGCGCGTTTGGTGGGGTTTTGGAAAAGGGGTTTGAATTGGGTTGGAGCTCGGTTCTTAACTGTGCGGCGTGCGAGGAATCTGAGGGGTATTGCGGGAATAACAAAAGCAACGGCGAGTTCATATGCTTCTGCAAGGATGGCCCACATCCCAGATCTTGTTACCGCG GTGTGATGTAA